From Hallerella porci, a single genomic window includes:
- a CDS encoding LTA synthase family protein — translation MKKFLSSKLIFVALAFWVSHIFLRVLLLFRSNPYGFPFVSKPDWYIFHAVCLDFLWIFNSLVIFTIGAGVFQILRKKFFPNFNLKFSLSTILFTLFHSIILLVTLLDHEVQRFLGSHLSFGLVDTYKDTSSVVMFWDYVANDFSVPFLQFFVLALILPMTFGIYRLIKKFLAPRSLNVPVIAMLIFYIASYLFVYFIWTGNARMTKLRPVVSLIYNDLTNTQAASHLSESELENLGATYQNLWAKVEGDSLWNFPKTELGKKLPLYRIPSEALTQSESLLQKRAQKPNFILFFLESHRGLNVGYLNPGKPSPTPFLDSMAANSHAWFRMHTSGLPTTGGVLTTHLGLPHHSKLAEATDLAHVTLPSFASVLTDSGYTTHYFSAADPAWDNLGVWMAKWYTAEHYDRNLEDDSTFFDHTVSVILDSLSKQEKPFLATVMSRSNHYPFNFAAGMSEEDKQKPLTERIQVTMNFTDRQLARFIRKIQNESWYENTYVIIMADHGFPLGENDVSTMNGSAFSNATWIPFIIHGKGIEPAQDTITAAQIDIAPTILELAGIAVPNIFMGHNLLRGYGAGLSLGAYSKVADLGFDGYRIIDRYPLNSGEVDGLFAENDLHQTQNLANEKAETVKHLEALLDTLIRLSDYTLETGF, via the coding sequence ATGAAAAAATTTCTTTCTTCTAAATTGATTTTTGTTGCACTCGCGTTTTGGGTTTCGCATATTTTCTTGCGGGTGCTTCTTCTCTTCCGCAGCAATCCTTACGGCTTCCCGTTTGTGAGCAAACCGGACTGGTACATTTTTCACGCAGTCTGTTTAGACTTTCTCTGGATTTTTAATTCGTTAGTAATTTTCACCATCGGCGCAGGCGTTTTTCAAATTCTCCGCAAAAAATTTTTCCCGAATTTCAATCTGAAATTTTCTCTTTCGACAATTCTCTTTACCCTTTTTCATTCCATCATTTTACTCGTCACCCTTCTCGACCACGAAGTGCAACGATTCCTCGGCAGCCATCTTTCTTTCGGACTCGTCGATACTTACAAAGATACTTCGTCCGTGGTGATGTTTTGGGATTATGTGGCGAATGATTTCTCGGTTCCGTTTTTGCAATTCTTTGTGCTTGCGCTTATTCTCCCGATGACCTTTGGAATTTATCGGCTTATTAAAAAATTTCTCGCCCCGCGTTCATTAAATGTTCCCGTCATCGCGATGCTCATTTTTTACATCGCTTCGTATCTTTTCGTCTATTTTATTTGGACGGGAAACGCCCGCATGACAAAGCTTCGCCCTGTCGTTTCTTTGATTTACAACGATTTAACAAATACGCAAGCCGCTTCGCATTTATCCGAAAGCGAACTTGAAAATCTCGGCGCAACTTATCAAAATTTATGGGCAAAAGTCGAAGGCGATTCTCTTTGGAATTTTCCGAAAACAGAACTCGGGAAAAAACTTCCGCTTTACCGCATTCCGAGCGAAGCCTTAACGCAGAGCGAATCGCTTTTGCAAAAGCGCGCACAAAAACCGAATTTCATTTTATTCTTCCTCGAATCGCATCGCGGGCTCAATGTGGGCTATTTAAATCCTGGAAAGCCTTCGCCTACGCCATTCCTCGATTCGATGGCAGCAAATTCTCACGCTTGGTTCCGTATGCACACAAGTGGGCTCCCGACAACGGGCGGCGTTCTCACAACTCATCTCGGGCTTCCGCATCATTCAAAACTCGCCGAAGCAACGGATCTTGCGCACGTAACGCTTCCGAGTTTCGCTTCGGTTCTCACCGATTCCGGTTACACAACGCATTATTTTTCTGCAGCCGATCCCGCGTGGGATAATCTCGGCGTATGGATGGCAAAATGGTACACCGCAGAACATTACGACCGCAATTTAGAAGATGATTCCACTTTCTTTGATCACACGGTTTCAGTTATCTTAGACAGTCTTTCCAAACAAGAAAAACCTTTCCTCGCAACAGTCATGAGCCGCTCCAATCATTATCCGTTTAATTTTGCAGCGGGCATGTCCGAAGAAGATAAACAAAAGCCTCTCACCGAACGCATTCAAGTGACGATGAATTTTACCGATAGACAACTCGCCCGCTTTATTCGGAAAATTCAAAACGAAAGTTGGTACGAAAACACATACGTCATCATCATGGCAGATCACGGATTTCCTCTCGGCGAAAACGATGTTTCGACGATGAACGGCAGCGCATTTTCCAATGCAACTTGGATTCCGTTTATCATTCACGGCAAAGGAATTGAGCCCGCACAAGACACAATTACCGCCGCCCAAATTGACATTGCACCGACAATTCTTGAGCTCGCAGGAATCGCTGTTCCAAATATTTTTATGGGCCACAATTTGCTTCGCGGTTACGGTGCAGGACTTTCTCTCGGCGCTTATTCAAAAGTCGCGGATCTCGGATTCGACGGTTATCGCATCATCGATCGATATCCATTAAATTCTGGAGAAGTCGATGGA
- a CDS encoding ArsR/SmtB family transcription factor: MAKKKTQIPDEVELCDLAELFKVFGDSTRIRILYALSESELCVGDLAKSLTMTQSAVSHQLKILKTAKLVNSHRVGKMMVYYLADEHVRTIISVGTEHIEEK, encoded by the coding sequence ATGGCGAAAAAGAAAACGCAGATTCCCGACGAAGTTGAACTTTGCGATTTAGCAGAGCTGTTTAAAGTTTTTGGCGATTCTACGCGGATTCGCATTTTGTATGCGCTTTCGGAATCGGAACTTTGCGTCGGCGATTTAGCGAAATCGTTAACGATGACGCAATCAGCGGTTTCGCATCAATTAAAAATTTTAAAGACGGCGAAACTCGTCAACAGTCATCGCGTTGGGAAAATGATGGTTTACTATTTAGCCGATGAACATGTGCGCACGATTATCAGCGTGGGAACAGAACACATCGAAG